From the Roseibium salinum genome, one window contains:
- the msrB gene encoding peptide-methionine (R)-S-oxide reductase MsrB has product MSDDTHRQDEDGPRVKKTTAEWMQQLSPEQFYVTRQSGTERPFTGPYWDNKLIGRYDCVCCGAPLFMSDTKFDAGCGWPSFFEPVNPDAIRELEDRAHGMIRTEIRCRNCDAHLGHVFPDGPPPTGLRYCMNGHAMTFVHGGRLPAASGEGEPGSQ; this is encoded by the coding sequence ATGAGCGACGATACCCACCGGCAGGACGAAGACGGTCCCCGGGTCAAGAAAACCACGGCTGAATGGATGCAGCAGCTCTCGCCCGAGCAGTTTTACGTGACCCGGCAGTCGGGCACCGAGCGTCCGTTCACCGGTCCCTATTGGGACAACAAGCTGATCGGCCGCTATGACTGCGTGTGCTGCGGAGCGCCGCTGTTCATGTCGGACACCAAATTCGACGCCGGGTGCGGCTGGCCGAGCTTCTTCGAACCGGTCAATCCGGATGCGATCCGCGAACTGGAAGACCGCGCCCATGGGATGATCCGCACGGAGATCCGCTGCAGGAACTGCGACGCTCATCTCGGTCATGTCTTCCCGGACGGTCCGCCGCCGACCGGGCTGCGCTACTGCATGAACGGCCACGCCATGACGTTCGTCCATGGCGGGCGCCTGCCTGCCGCGTCCGGAGAAGGTGAACCGGGCTCGCAGTGA
- a CDS encoding diguanylate cyclase domain-containing protein codes for MALDTRTGAPSGTDLLRPSSIDFESLVKLSNEAVLLLGLDGRPAFVSPAVERLLGWNAESLADHLTDLVYLSGNNANAELLQQILSGRGDPDRLLPKADFQLRSAAGPLMWAEVNTRVLKDGFGTPYAFAVYFRDITRRKELECQLEAATQTDPLTGLYNRRAFEDNLKREWAIALREKTPTSLIKVSLDRFEAMTDHFGPEAVEDCLTKVADALKDTARRPADVTARTATSEFSLLLPRTHAMGAETISAYIHVAIQDLGIPNPDNSAGNGVLTASVGAACAVAEQNGIAESADFILSAAENCVFQARQEGGNRVKTVMNVLGR; via the coding sequence ATGGCGTTGGACACCAGAACGGGCGCTCCTTCCGGAACGGATCTGCTCCGCCCGTCCAGCATCGATTTTGAGTCGCTGGTCAAGCTCAGCAACGAAGCGGTGCTGCTTCTCGGGCTCGACGGCAGGCCGGCTTTTGTCTCGCCGGCGGTCGAGCGGCTGCTTGGCTGGAATGCGGAAAGCCTGGCCGATCATCTGACGGATCTCGTTTATCTCAGCGGCAACAACGCAAACGCGGAGTTGTTGCAGCAGATCCTTTCCGGGCGCGGCGATCCGGACCGCCTGCTGCCCAAGGCGGATTTTCAGCTCCGCTCGGCAGCCGGTCCCCTGATGTGGGCGGAGGTGAACACCCGGGTTCTGAAGGATGGCTTCGGAACGCCCTATGCGTTTGCCGTGTATTTTCGCGACATCACCAGGCGCAAGGAACTGGAATGCCAGCTTGAGGCCGCCACGCAGACGGACCCGCTGACCGGTCTCTATAACCGCCGCGCCTTTGAAGACAATCTGAAGCGGGAATGGGCCATTGCCCTGCGGGAAAAAACGCCAACGAGCCTGATCAAGGTCTCACTCGACCGGTTCGAAGCCATGACCGATCACTTTGGCCCGGAGGCGGTCGAGGACTGCCTGACCAAAGTCGCGGACGCGCTGAAGGACACAGCCCGCCGGCCGGCGGACGTCACCGCCCGCACGGCCACATCGGAATTTTCACTGTTGCTGCCCCGGACCCATGCAATGGGTGCGGAAACCATCAGCGCCTATATCCACGTCGCCATCCAGGATCTCGGCATTCCGAACCCGGACAATAGCGCCGGTAACGGTGTTTTGACCGCCTCCGTCGGCGCCGCATGCGCGGTGGCCGAACAGAACGGCATTGCCGAAAGCGCCGATTTCATTCTTTCCGCCGCGGAAAACTGCGTGTTCCAGGCCCGGCAGGAAGGCGGCAACCGGGTCAAGACGGTCATGAACGTTCTGGGGCGATAG